The Rhineura floridana isolate rRhiFlo1 chromosome 8, rRhiFlo1.hap2, whole genome shotgun sequence genome includes a region encoding these proteins:
- the STRAP gene encoding serine-threonine kinase receptor-associated protein: MAMRQTPLACSGHTRPVVDLAFSGITPYGYFLISACKDGKPMLRQGDTGDWIGTFVGHKGAVWGATLNKDATKAATAAADFTAKVWDGVSGDELITLAHKHIVKSVDFTQDSNYLLTGGQDKLLRIYDLSKPEAEPQIISGHTSGIKKALWSSDDKQILSADEKTVRLWDRTTFTEVKAINVAMSVSSLEYIPEGEIIVITYGRTIAFHSAETLEQIKSFEAAATVNSASLHPEKECLVAGGEDFKLYKYDYNTGEELESYKGHFGPIHCVRFSPDGELYASGSEDGTLRLWQTTVGKTYGLWKCVIPEEEGGELTKSKVNLPGTAEEDLEDLGSENSDSIYSTTPEVKA, translated from the exons ATGGCGATGAGACAGACCCCGCTGGCGTGCTCCGGCCACACGCGGCCCGTGGTGGATTTGGCCTTCAGCGGCATCACTCCCTACGGATACTTTCTCATCAGTGCCTGCAAGG ATGGCAAACCTATGCTTCGCCAGGGTGACACCGGAGACTGGATTGGGACATTTGTGGGTCACAAAGGAGCTGTATGGGGTGCCACTTTGAATAAGGATGCCACTAAAGCAGCTACAGCAGCTGCAGATTTCACTGC CAAAGTGTGGGATGGTGTTTCAGGAGATGAACTGATCACCTTAGCTCACAAGCACATTGTCAAATCTGTGGACTTCACTCAG GACAGCAATTACctattgacaggtgggcaagatAAGCTGTTGCGTATCTATGACTTAAGCAAACCAGAAGCAG AACCTCAAATCATCAGTGGCCACACGTCTGGGATTAAAAAGGCTCTGTGGAGTAGTGATGACAAACAGATCCTTTCAGCAGATGAGAAAACTGTCAG ACTGTGGGACAGGACTACATTCACAGAAGTGAAGGCAATAAATGTTGCCATGTCTGTCAGCAGCTTGGAATATATTCCAGAAGGGGAGATAATAGTAATCACCTATGGAAGGACAATTGCATTCCATAGTGCAGAAAC CTTGGAACAGATAAAATCATTTGAGGCTGCTGCAACAGTCAATTCTGCATCCCTTCACCCTGAGAAAGAATGTCTAGTTGCGGGTGGTGAAGATTTTAAACTGTATAAGTATGATTATAATACTGGTGAAGAACTCG AATCTTACAAGGGACACTTTGGGCCCATTCACTGTGTCAGATTTAGCCCAGATGGAGAGTTGTATGCTAGTGGCTCTGAGGATGGAACGCTAAGACTGTGGCAGACAACAGTAGGGAAAACATATGGTCTCTGGAAATGTGTGATCCCTG AAGAAGAAGGCGGAGAGCTGACTAAATCAAAGGTCAACCTTCCGGGAACTGCAGAGGAAGACCTAG AAGACCTTGGCTCCGAAAACTCAGACTCCATCTACAGCACAACTCCTGAAGTTAAGGCTTGA